From Bacteroidia bacterium, a single genomic window includes:
- a CDS encoding cytochrome C oxidase subunit IV family protein has protein sequence MEQEHQHITSYRTYAIVLTVLLFLTALTVYVTWFDFEALTIVVAMAIASVKVTIVISYFMHIKHDKLVFKLMVGVVFLLILVIFLILFSDYLFR, from the coding sequence ATGGAACAAGAACATCAACATATAACATCTTACAGAACATATGCGATAGTATTAACGGTATTGCTTTTTCTTACTGCGTTAACAGTATATGTAACCTGGTTCGATTTCGAGGCTCTTACAATTGTTGTAGCTATGGCAATTGCTTCTGTTAAGGTTACAATAGTTATAAGCTATTTTATGCATATTAAGCATGATAAACTAGTATTTAAGCTAATGGTAGGAGTTGTATTTCTACTGATACTTGTTATCTTTTTAATTTTGTTTTCTGATTATTTATTTAGATAA
- a CDS encoding cytochrome c oxidase subunit 3 family protein, with the protein MENKISHTEHRDDTASKMGMWLFIFTELLLFGGLFIVYAVYRSKYSEDFHVAANQLNTFVGTINTIILLVSSMTVAMSVTALRTGNKSLTLKLLATTIFFAFLFLVNKYFEWGLKIDHHLYPGSELMLTLKRGELLFFGLYYFMTGLHALHIIVGMILLIVIYRKVQNGRLTKDDNALLENGGLYWHLVDLIWIFLFPLLYLIS; encoded by the coding sequence ATGGAGAATAAAATTTCACATACAGAGCACCGGGATGATACTGCATCAAAAATGGGAATGTGGTTATTTATTTTTACAGAACTATTACTGTTTGGTGGTTTGTTTATTGTTTATGCAGTATATCGATCTAAATATTCCGAAGATTTTCATGTTGCAGCTAATCAGTTAAACACTTTTGTTGGAACAATAAATACGATAATTCTTTTAGTTAGTAGTATGACTGTTGCAATGTCGGTAACTGCATTAAGAACAGGAAATAAAAGTCTTACATTAAAGCTGTTGGCTACAACAATTTTCTTTGCTTTTCTATTCCTTGTCAACAAATATTTTGAGTGGGGTTTAAAAATTGATCACCATTTATATCCTGGCTCAGAATTAATGCTAACTTTAAAAAGGGGTGAGCTTTTGTTTTTTGGTTTATATTATTTTATGACAGGTTTGCATGCTTTACATATTATTGTAGGTATGATACTTTTAATTGTAATATACAGAAAAGTTCAAAATGGCAGATTAACAAAGGACGATAATGCATTGTTGGAAAATGGAGGACTTTATTGGCACCTTGTTGACTTAATATGGATATTCCTATTTCCGTTGTTATATTTAATTTCATAA
- the ctaD gene encoding cytochrome c oxidase subunit I, producing MEVSAIDNSFLKHGTKYKGILGWLTSTDHKRIGLMYMYAIMIFFVVGGLLGGLMRLELFRPGQDIMTAQTYNAVFTVHGVIMIFLVVIPGLAAVFGNILMPIMIGARDVSFPKLNLFSFYIYVIGAILAILSQFLGKGAPDTGWTFYAPYSTDTNTNVVAAVLAAFVLGFSSILTGLNFIVTIHRLRAPGMTWFKMPLFPWSLYATAWIQLLATPIVGITLLMIIAERWFKIGFFDPNLGGDPILFQHLFWIYSHPAVYIMILPAMGVITEIIPTFSQKKVFGYKAIVFSSVAIAAVGYLVWGHHMYTAGMSTTARWFFSLLTFIVAVPSAIKVFNWISTMYKGSINLKPPFYFTMAFVFNFMIGGLTGLVLGSLATDIHVHDTAFVVAHFHYIIFGGMGFAFLAAIHYWFPKIYGRMYNNKLANTSCAFIFGGFTLLYFPQFIIGMQGMPRRYFDYLPQYEWGQVFSFFGAIVLAIGVIIMLFNLFKSARKGEIAGPNPWGGKTLEWTIASPPTVENFEEIPVITQGPYEYK from the coding sequence ATGGAAGTTTCCGCAATTGACAATAGTTTCTTAAAACATGGAACCAAGTATAAAGGAATACTTGGTTGGCTAACATCTACCGATCACAAAAGAATTGGTTTGATGTATATGTATGCAATAATGATATTTTTTGTTGTAGGAGGATTACTGGGTGGTTTAATGAGGTTAGAATTATTCAGACCCGGACAGGATATTATGACTGCACAAACATATAATGCAGTATTTACTGTTCATGGTGTTATTATGATTTTTCTTGTAGTTATTCCTGGTCTGGCTGCAGTCTTTGGAAATATTTTAATGCCTATAATGATAGGTGCACGGGATGTTTCTTTTCCTAAGCTTAATTTATTTTCATTTTATATTTATGTTATCGGAGCTATTTTGGCAATACTTTCTCAATTTCTTGGAAAAGGCGCACCTGATACAGGATGGACCTTTTATGCGCCATATAGTACAGATACAAATACTAATGTAGTTGCTGCGGTTTTAGCAGCATTTGTACTAGGATTTTCATCAATTTTAACAGGACTGAATTTTATTGTAACAATTCACAGATTACGAGCACCAGGAATGACATGGTTTAAAATGCCATTATTCCCTTGGTCGTTATATGCAACAGCATGGATACAGCTTTTAGCAACACCAATTGTAGGTATAACATTATTAATGATTATTGCTGAAAGATGGTTTAAAATTGGTTTTTTTGATCCTAATCTTGGTGGTGATCCAATTTTATTTCAGCATTTGTTCTGGATTTATTCTCATCCTGCAGTTTATATTATGATTTTACCTGCAATGGGTGTTATTACTGAAATTATTCCAACTTTTAGTCAGAAAAAAGTATTCGGATATAAAGCAATTGTTTTTTCTTCTGTTGCAATTGCAGCAGTTGGCTATTTAGTATGGGGGCACCATATGTACACTGCCGGAATGAGTACAACTGCCAGATGGTTTTTTAGCTTGTTAACTTTTATTGTTGCTGTTCCCAGTGCAATTAAAGTGTTTAACTGGATTTCTACAATGTATAAAGGCTCTATTAACTTAAAGCCACCGTTTTATTTTACAATGGCTTTTGTTTTTAATTTTATGATTGGTGGTTTAACTGGTCTTGTATTGGGTTCTTTAGCAACAGATATTCATGTTCACGATACTGCTTTTGTTGTAGCTCATTTTCATTATATAATTTTTGGAGGAATGGGCTTTGCATTTCTTGCTGCTATTCATTATTGGTTTCCTAAAATATATGGAAGAATGTATAATAATAAACTGGCAAATACTTCTTGTGCATTTATATTTGGTGGATTTACTTTACTCTATTTTCCACAATTTATTATTGGAATGCAGGGAATGCCAAGAAGATATTTCGATTATTTGCCACAATATGAATGGGGGCAGGTGTTTTCTTTCTTTGGTGCAATAGTTTTAGCAATCGGTGTTATTATAATGCTATTTAATCTTTTTAAATCTGCTAGAAAAGGAGAAATTGCCGGTCCAAATCCTTGGGGAGGTAAAACTCTTGAGTGGACAATTGCATCACCTCCAACAGTTGAGAATTTTGAAGAAATTCCTGTTATTACTCAAGGTCCTTACGAATATAAATAA
- a CDS encoding SCO family protein — translation MKKIIFLISILFAFSGVKAQLLGPGNDTIGISEHLDQTVPLDLKFFNEDSVSVSLGQLINKPTVLSFVYYDCPGICTYLQEGVSDLIANSDLVLGKDYDVITISFNYRDKPSAAIMKKANFTTKIPVDKRNSWTYLTGDSASINSILTSAGYKIKIAGLDFSHPSGIIILSPKGKITRYFYGLTYLPFDFKLAVIEAQQGLSRPTINKILDFCFAYDQEGKKYSLQVTKVSATIIIFFAVILFIFLIIKSKRRKK, via the coding sequence ATGAAAAAAATTATTTTTCTGATTTCAATTTTGTTTGCCTTTAGTGGCGTGAAAGCACAATTACTTGGACCAGGAAACGATACAATAGGTATTTCTGAACATTTAGACCAAACTGTTCCATTAGATTTAAAATTCTTTAATGAGGATAGCGTCTCAGTGTCACTTGGTCAGTTAATAAATAAGCCAACTGTTTTGTCATTTGTTTACTATGATTGCCCTGGTATTTGTACTTATTTACAAGAAGGTGTATCAGATTTAATAGCAAATTCTGATCTTGTTCTCGGTAAAGATTACGATGTGATAACAATTAGCTTTAATTACAGAGATAAGCCATCTGCTGCAATAATGAAGAAGGCTAACTTTACAACTAAAATACCTGTTGATAAAAGAAACTCATGGACATATTTAACTGGAGATAGTGCCTCTATTAATAGTATTTTAACTAGTGCAGGGTATAAAATAAAAATTGCAGGATTGGATTTTTCTCATCCTTCAGGAATTATAATTCTTAGTCCAAAAGGAAAAATAACACGTTATTTTTATGGCTTGACATATTTGCCTTTTGACTTTAAATTAGCAGTAATTGAGGCTCAACAAGGGCTTTCCAGACCTACTATTAACAAAATACTCGATTTTTGTTTTGCATACGATCAGGAGGGTAAAAAATATTCATTACAGGTAACTAAAGTTTCTGCAACTATAATTATATTTTTTGCAGTTATACTTTTTATTTTTTTAATAATAAAATCAAAAAGACGTAAAAAATAA